AACTAATAACTCTTCCTCATCTGTCTCGGACTGGGTATGCAAAGGTTGATGACACCATAAACGAGCTTCGGTCAAACTAGACCGGTCTCAGCGCGAAATAGCGATTATTATCGCGAATTTCGTTAGCGGAAACTACGAGATCACCAAGCAAGAATGCCAAAGATATGTTCTCATCAAACCCAACTGGTTTGGTGTTTACACGTTTCTTGCAGCCTCCTGCGCGTTTTTGGGGGAGCTCGAAGAAGCAGGAAAGGCGGTTTCTCGACTGCTGGATATCATTCCGGGCTATACGCGAACCAAACACGAGGATCGGATGTGGCTACAGCGCGAGAGTGACAGGCAAAGGTTGCTTGAAGGTTTGGAACTGGCCGGGTTGCCCGAGTAGTGCGGCATGAAAGGCGTGCCGCCAACGATTGTTTGCCGGGCAGGGGCGGGTTGCTGAAACAGCCAACGACCGGCACCTATTGTCGATGTGATTGCGCTGAAACTGACTGATTAACGCTTATCGGATCGGGATGAAGATGTCTGTTATGAAAATACTCCGCTGGCTTGCAATCGCGTGCATATTTTCGGGATGTGCAAATTACGAAATCAGAACGGCCGCCCTGCAACCTGTTGAGCGATCCGAGCAGCCTTCCTCTCTGTCCGTTACTTTCCTTGGAACCACGTCTTTCTTGATTGAAACCTCGACTGAACAATTCTTGCTGGATGGGTATCTCAGCCGTTCTCGTCACCTGCTGACCCTCCCGATTCAGCCGTCGGCTGAACGCCTGGATCCCCTTTTGCATGACCTGTCGATCTGCAAGTCTGCGAGCGCCCGAAACCTGTCGGGCCAAAACGTAAATTGCCTCGTACCAGAACATCAGCGCCTGTCACTGGTGCTGACACTGCATGGCCATTACGACCACGTCATGGACGCCCCTTATATTGCTGGCTGGGCTGGGGCGCCTATGCTTTTGGACCAGTCTGCGGTGCCGCTTTGGAACGAAACCCGAAGAGTGACGCAAAACCGGGCCGAGGAATTCAACTGGCCTCAGGCGGAGGCCAGCCGGCTCTCACTTGGCGAATATGTAGGCTCTGACGCAGCACCGGTCCCGTTGGAGAGTATGAAGGTTCGTTTGTTCAAGACAGAGCATAACGAGAACCTTATTTCGGGCTTGATCGAAGACAGAACGCCGAGCAGTTTCCGGTTTCCCAGTCCCATCTGGGACATGGGTCTTGGTCATAACCTGTCGGTTTGGATCGAACACGATCGCAGAAGAATCCTGTTCGTTGGAAGCGCAGGAAAGATTGGGACGGTCTTTTCCGACGCAGATATCAAAGCTGATGTTGTCTTTCTGAGTATCGGCGGTCTGTCGCTGCGACCGCGTGAAGAGTGGGATGCGTATTGGTCGGATGTTGTCCGCGCGACCGGGGCCAAACGGGTCTATCTGACCCACTGGGACAATCATCAAAAACCGCTCGAAGCCCCTGACTACAGGCTCACGCCAACCGTTTTCGAGAACCATGACGCGGTTTACAAACACTTCAGGTTCCTCGCGGCGGAGGATCGGGTGGACATCGTGTTTGCGCCGGTGGCCGAACGTTTCGATCCGTTTTGAACCAGCCCTATACCCAATAGCGCGGCAATCAGTCGACGTATTCTATGTTGATCAACGGACAGCCATCTGATTTCGCGTCTTCAAGGTCGCTGATTTGTTTTTCGACGACCTTCCGGCTCAGCATTGGCAGCGCCTTTTTGGCAATTGGCTGCCGGTCCCTGCTTGTAATGGTTTTTCGAGCCTTCAGCCAGTGCTCGACAGACGTGTGTATTTTCACCTCGCAAGGCCGCCCGGACCCCGTGGACAACATCTCGGCATTGTCGAGTGGGGCGGTTACAGGCCGCTCCGCGGGTTGCACAAACAGGCTGACGGTACGCAGTTGCCGCTTGAACACCGTTTGGAAAAATAGATCTTGCCGCTCTGCGTCTTTCACGAAGTCCAGAGGTTGTTCATACACGCGCGCGTGCTTTGGAAACAGGGGCTGATTGTTCACACCAACATCGGCAGCTTTGCTCAACATCCAGTTCAGAGATACGCCCGACAGATAACCTAGATCCTCGGTTCCACCGATCTGCCCATGGTCGCCGGCAAACCAGACTTCCTCAACCCGATCAAAAAGCGCCTCCCGAACGCCAGGATCGCGTGCCCCTTCACAATCGCGGACCAGCCTGTTTCTGGTCATCAGGATCGGCGTATATGTTGTGGCCCTGTTGTCGTGTAGCGATACGGCGTGCAAAACTCTGTCCATATTGCAAATCTGGTCAGAGTACCGGTGATTGTATTCGTCCGGGTCTTGCGTGCCGTTGGGCAATCCCAGAGTTTCGACCGTATCCCACAAGCCGACGATGGAAAACCTGACGTCCTGATGCGCGCCGCTTGGCTTGACGTTGACCCCGTAGGCTTTGCGAACCGCTTTGGTGGCGCAGCGCCGAAGGGCGATCGACTCCTGTAGTCTATCCACGCCGGCGGTGCAGTCCCTTGCCGTTAGACCTCTTGCCGGAAATTTATAGGCGGTAAACAGATCAGACAAAAACTGTTCGCGTTCCTTTTGGGTCTTGAGTACCGAAAGATCGACCAATCCTACCGTGTGAACCAATCCGGCCAAAGCGCGCGCCGCGAATGCGCCCCTGGAGTATCCGTAAAGGTGGATGACATCCTCGGGCCGTTCATAGCTATCGGACAGAAACCCGTACGCCTCTTCAACATCGTTGCGAAATCCCAAGCCAGTACCAAGACCAATGGCGCCAGTCCTGTCCGCCCCTACACCGGACGTGTAGAAAACCGCATTGTCAGTTCGATCCTGATTGACGACGAGTTGATGAAGACGGCCCACATTTGTGGTCGAATTCAGATTGTTTCCCGTACCGTCGAAAAATATCGCCACGTTGATCGGGGTGCTGCGCGGTGAATGATCTGCGGGGTCTTGGCCATCGGTGGACCGCAGTAGAAGCATATCGTCGCCAGTCGGATTGTGGATCTTGGTCACGCCTCCGCATCCGAAAAGAACCAGTGAAAGGATTAATAAAATGATTTTTGGTCGCATGGTACGGTCTCAGCAGCTTTCTTTGGATTTAGGCTAGGAGGTTTTTTCCGCTCAGGAAAGTATAATCAGGATATGTGGAAAAGTGCGGGTATCTGCATCAACCGGATTATCAAAATGAAGAAACCTCAATTCCAAGGGGCCCATGTTTGAAATGCAGCGGCGCAGTTTTACCGTAACACCGACCCAAAGCGGGCATTTGCTGAAACGACGTCGCTTACAATTTTCCGTACGATTGGAAGATGAACTGGCGTGCCAAGGGTCGGGCAAATGGTGCTGGGGTATCCGCGTGGCGGGGAAGGGATCTGCGATTTCGTTCTTCTTGAAAACATCACAACCGATTTGCCTGCAATCTGCCTCAATCTGCAGCTTCCCAGCATTGCGCGAGAGGGAGCATTGTCCTGTGCGACAAATTCCATCTTCGATTCCGCAGCGAGAGCTTGTGCTGCGGAAAGTTGCAGAGCGCATCGATATGCTTGCCGAGGCCTCGGCCGCGCAATGAAGGATCGACTGTCAGTCGCGACCACGATGGCAAGATGGGTCGCCCAGGCACTGCGCGGGACATATCGGACTGGAACGTACAAGGCTTTCGGTTCTGCCGCCTGCCTTACGTGCCCCAAATCACCGAATTCTCGTGACGCAGGATGATGGCGCGCAAATCGTCAAAGGCCACGCCTATGAAACGTTGAAGTTTCTCCGACGCTGGCAAGACAGGCGCATCTTTCAGCCGCAGAAAACCCAGCGACCGGTCCGGCTGCGGGATCTTGATTGGTATCGTCCTGAACAGCCGCGACTGGCGGAAGGCGAACAGCACGCTTTGCGGCAGGACCGTCAACGCATCTGTTTCTTCCAGATAGTTCAGCACACTCATCAGGGATCCGCCCGTGTAGCGGACGTTGATCTTGCTCATGCCGATGGCCAGAAGAATTGAATGCAGGTCGGACAGCAGCGGCGAGCCGGGTAATGGTCCGATCCACGGATAGCGCAGCAGATCATTTGTCGTGACCGCCTTTTTCCCGAACAGGGGGTGCCTTGCGCGGGCGGCAACGACGTTTCTGCCCGGCAGGATCTGGGTAAATTGCAGCTCTGACCCGGCGTCGACCACGCCGAGCGGACAGACCGCCAGATCCAGTTGCCCCGATCGCAACCCCGCTTGGATTTCCGGGAGGTTCCCGTAGGACTGGTCAACGCGGATGTCCGGTTCCTGTTGTTGGAACTGGCCGATCATACGTGAAATAATCGCATCCATGAAGAAAGGGACACCGCCAAGGCGCACCGTGCCGGCAGAACCGGCCTGAAACCCGACGACGGCTTCTGATGCCTTGCGCCCTGCCTCCAGGATCACCTTGCCGCTCGCGGCCAGTTGCTGGCCGATGATTGTCGGCACAAGCGGCCTGCGCCCCGGCAGAAACAGCGGCTCACCGAGCCGCTTTTCAAGCGTCGATAATGTGCGCGAAACGGCTGGCTGGCTGAGGCCCAGCATCTTCGCCCCTTCCGTGACGCCGCCTGCCTCGACCACGGCGGCGAGTTGGGCCAGATGTCTTTCATCGATCTTCATAACAATATGTTATACCAGACTATAGTATTTCGATACTATCATATGATTGCGGTGCGCATAATTTTATCAGGAGGAGATTCGTTTGTTCATTATGTGAGCAAACGAGCGGTTGCGGTACGCACAAGGCGCTACCGTCATTCGTGTTCAAACCTCCCTTACAGAACTGACCGATCACAGACGGTCCCAAATAAAAACTGACGCTCTTGGAGGAGAGATCATGGCACAGATCAGTGGTTATCATCACCTAACGCTTAGCACACACGGCGTGCAGGAAGATTTCGACTTCTACACCAAGATGCTCGGGCTTTATTCAGTCAAGCGCACAGTGCTTTTCGACGGCGTGCTACCTGTCTATCACTTGTACTACGGGGCCAAGAACGGCGACGCATCGACGATCATCACGACCTTTCCGTTCAAAAAGCCCGGTATTTATGGCCGCCGTGGCTCGAACCAGTCAAAAATCGTCATGCAGGCCATTCCTGTCGGCGCGAGCGATTTTTGGGTGAATCGCCTGAATGAAATGGGCGTTACTGCCACCAAAACAACGCGCTTTGGCGCTGACCGCGTGGTCTTCGAACATCCCTGCGGCATTCCGCATGAACTGGTCGAAAACCCAAACGACAACCGCACACCGATCGCCAATGAAGCACAGGGCGTGAGCGCCGAACATGGCATCAAGGGGATTTACGGGGGTGCGGTGTCCGTCATGGACCGGTCGGCCATGGACGATTTCCTGACGATTGCGCTGCCCATGGAAAAGATCGCCGACAACCATGAAGGTCTGGCTTTTGCAGTGCCCACGAATGACGGTGCCAAGTCCATCGTCGAGGTGTTGCATGAACCCGAAGTGCCCCAGGGCACATGGACGCTGTCGGGGGGCACGATTCACCACCTCGCGCTGAACACCGGTGACGAAGAAAACCAGATGGCGCTGCGCGCGCATATCGAAGGATTGGGGTTCACGGATATTTCCGAACAGAAAGACCGGATGTACTTCAAGTCCTGCTATGTGCGCAGCCCCGGCGGTGCCTTGTTTGAACTGGCATGGACCGTACCCGAAGGTTGGGCCAAGGACGAACCGGCCGATGCAATTGGGCAGACGCTGGTGTTCCCGCCCTGGTTCGAAGATCGCCGCGCCGAGATGGAAGCTGGTCTCGAACCAGCCGAATTCTGAGCCCGATTATGGCGGAAACCATTTTTCGTGGGGCCAGTTCCGACGATGCAGAGGTAATCTGCATCGTCATACATGGACGCGGGCAGACACAGGCAGACATGATGGCATCGATTGTCGATCGTCTGTCACTGCCGAAGGTGCGTTTTGTCCTGCCCAAATCCGATGACGTCGGTTGGTATGCCGCCCGCGCCATTGATCCACTGACGGATGAGACATCCCGGGAACTGGAGGCGGCGATCGATGCGGTCTCTGAAGTGATCGCGCAAGCGAGGGCCGAAACGCCGGACCGTCCGCTCCTGCTCTGCGGGTTTTCCCAAGGCGCCTGTCTGGCGGTCGAACTCTTGATGCGCCAGCCTGAAATCGCTGATGCGGCGTGTTTGCTGACCGCCTGCCGGGTTGGCGCTGCAAGCGATAAGCTGCCGCAGGCGCGACTGACCGATTTGCCGGTATACGCCAGTTGCGGTGATGAAGATCCGTGGATCCCGGAAAATGCCTATCATCATATGCTGGGCGATCTCACCCGCGCAGGCGCGCGGATCCGTTCCGATCTCTTCCCCGGCAGACCCCATGAGGTGACGGACACAGAGATTGCAGTCATTTCTGACATGCTGGCCAATCTTGCGCAGAAGCGCCCATTGCTGGGGGCGGCTGTATGACGGGTCTCGGCGGTTTCGTCTTTCCGGGCATCCAGACCCGCGTGGTCTTTGGCCGTGGAACGCTTGCCAGTGTCGGTGAGGAACTTCTGGCGTTGGGGCATGAAAGCGCATTGGTGCTTTCCACTCCGCATCAGCTGAATCAGGCCGAAGCAGTCGCGGGCCATCTGGGAAAAGCTGCTGCG
Above is a genomic segment from Sulfitobacter sp. HNIBRBA3233 containing:
- a CDS encoding MBL fold metallo-hydrolase, whose translation is MKILRWLAIACIFSGCANYEIRTAALQPVERSEQPSSLSVTFLGTTSFLIETSTEQFLLDGYLSRSRHLLTLPIQPSAERLDPLLHDLSICKSASARNLSGQNVNCLVPEHQRLSLVLTLHGHYDHVMDAPYIAGWAGAPMLLDQSAVPLWNETRRVTQNRAEEFNWPQAEASRLSLGEYVGSDAAPVPLESMKVRLFKTEHNENLISGLIEDRTPSSFRFPSPIWDMGLGHNLSVWIEHDRRRILFVGSAGKIGTVFSDADIKADVVFLSIGGLSLRPREEWDAYWSDVVRATGAKRVYLTHWDNHQKPLEAPDYRLTPTVFENHDAVYKHFRFLAAEDRVDIVFAPVAERFDPF
- a CDS encoding DUF2235 domain-containing protein, with translation MTKIHNPTGDDMLLLRSTDGQDPADHSPRSTPINVAIFFDGTGNNLNSTTNVGRLHQLVVNQDRTDNAVFYTSGVGADRTGAIGLGTGLGFRNDVEEAYGFLSDSYERPEDVIHLYGYSRGAFAARALAGLVHTVGLVDLSVLKTQKEREQFLSDLFTAYKFPARGLTARDCTAGVDRLQESIALRRCATKAVRKAYGVNVKPSGAHQDVRFSIVGLWDTVETLGLPNGTQDPDEYNHRYSDQICNMDRVLHAVSLHDNRATTYTPILMTRNRLVRDCEGARDPGVREALFDRVEEVWFAGDHGQIGGTEDLGYLSGVSLNWMLSKAADVGVNNQPLFPKHARVYEQPLDFVKDAERQDLFFQTVFKRQLRTVSLFVQPAERPVTAPLDNAEMLSTGSGRPCEVKIHTSVEHWLKARKTITSRDRQPIAKKALPMLSRKVVEKQISDLEDAKSDGCPLINIEYVD
- a CDS encoding LysR family transcriptional regulator — translated: MKIDERHLAQLAAVVEAGGVTEGAKMLGLSQPAVSRTLSTLEKRLGEPLFLPGRRPLVPTIIGQQLAASGKVILEAGRKASEAVVGFQAGSAGTVRLGGVPFFMDAIISRMIGQFQQQEPDIRVDQSYGNLPEIQAGLRSGQLDLAVCPLGVVDAGSELQFTQILPGRNVVAARARHPLFGKKAVTTNDLLRYPWIGPLPGSPLLSDLHSILLAIGMSKINVRYTGGSLMSVLNYLEETDALTVLPQSVLFAFRQSRLFRTIPIKIPQPDRSLGFLRLKDAPVLPASEKLQRFIGVAFDDLRAIILRHENSVIWGT
- a CDS encoding VOC family protein, with protein sequence MAQISGYHHLTLSTHGVQEDFDFYTKMLGLYSVKRTVLFDGVLPVYHLYYGAKNGDASTIITTFPFKKPGIYGRRGSNQSKIVMQAIPVGASDFWVNRLNEMGVTATKTTRFGADRVVFEHPCGIPHELVENPNDNRTPIANEAQGVSAEHGIKGIYGGAVSVMDRSAMDDFLTIALPMEKIADNHEGLAFAVPTNDGAKSIVEVLHEPEVPQGTWTLSGGTIHHLALNTGDEENQMALRAHIEGLGFTDISEQKDRMYFKSCYVRSPGGALFELAWTVPEGWAKDEPADAIGQTLVFPPWFEDRRAEMEAGLEPAEF
- a CDS encoding alpha/beta hydrolase, whose product is MAETIFRGASSDDAEVICIVIHGRGQTQADMMASIVDRLSLPKVRFVLPKSDDVGWYAARAIDPLTDETSRELEAAIDAVSEVIAQARAETPDRPLLLCGFSQGACLAVELLMRQPEIADAACLLTACRVGAASDKLPQARLTDLPVYASCGDEDPWIPENAYHHMLGDLTRAGARIRSDLFPGRPHEVTDTEIAVISDMLANLAQKRPLLGAAV